Proteins encoded together in one Equus asinus isolate D_3611 breed Donkey chromosome 12, EquAss-T2T_v2, whole genome shotgun sequence window:
- the OXR1 gene encoding oxidation resistance protein 1 isoform X12 gives MSRLWYGKKGRRHQPINHKYTLVVSVAEYHRRIDALNTEELRTLCRRLQITTREDINSKQLAPVKADLESESFRPNLSDPSELLLPDQIEKLTKHLPPRTIGYPWTLVYGTGKHGTSLKTLYRTMTGLDTPVLMVIKDSDGQVFGALASEPFKVSDGFYGTGETFVFTFCPEFEVFKWTGDNMFFIKGDMDSLAFGGGGGEFALWLDGDLYHGRSHSCKTFGNRTLSKKEDFFIQDIEIWAFE, from the exons GTAGTGTCAGTGGCTGAGTATCACCGCAGGATCGATGCTCTAAATACTGAAGAACTGCGCACACTCTGCAGACGTCTCCAG ATTACTACAAGGGAAGACATAAATTCAAAGCAGCTTGCTCCAGTGAAAGCAGACCTGGAGTCTGAATCTTTTCGACCAAACCTAAGTGATCCTAGTGAACTCTTACTGCCAGATCAAATTGAAAAG cttaccAAGCATCTTCCACCAAGGACAATTGGCTATCCATGGACCCTTGTTTATGGGACTGGGAAGCATGGCACAAGCTTGAAGACCCTTTATCGAACAATGACAGGTTTAGACACCCCAGTGCTGATGGTGATTAAAGACAGTGATGGGCAG GTTTTTGGTGCATTAGCATCTGAGCCATTTAAAGTGAGTGATGGTTTTTATGGTACTGGAGAGACCTTTGTCTTTACATTCTGTCCAGAGTTTGAG GTCTTTAAGTGGACAGGAGATAATATGTTTTTTATCAAAGGAGACATGGATTCACTAGCTTTTGGTGGTGGAGG AGGAGAATTTGCCCTTTGGCTTGATGGAGATCTCTACCATGGAAGAAGCCATTCTTGTAAAACATTTGGGAATCGTACACTTTCTAAGAAGGAAGACTTCTTTATCCAAGACATTGAAATCTGGGCTTTTGAATAA
- the OXR1 gene encoding oxidation resistance protein 1 isoform X13 gives MSRLWYGKKGRRHQPINHKYTLITTREDINSKQLAPVKADLESESFRPNLSDPSELLLPDQIEKLTKHLPPRTIGYPWTLVYGTGKHGTSLKTLYRTMTGLDTPVLMVIKDSDGQVFGALASEPFKVSDGFYGTGETFVFTFCPEFEVFKWTGDNMFFIKGDMDSLAFGGGGGEFALWLDGDLYHGRSHSCKTFGNRTLSKKEDFFIQDIEIWAFE, from the exons ATTACTACAAGGGAAGACATAAATTCAAAGCAGCTTGCTCCAGTGAAAGCAGACCTGGAGTCTGAATCTTTTCGACCAAACCTAAGTGATCCTAGTGAACTCTTACTGCCAGATCAAATTGAAAAG cttaccAAGCATCTTCCACCAAGGACAATTGGCTATCCATGGACCCTTGTTTATGGGACTGGGAAGCATGGCACAAGCTTGAAGACCCTTTATCGAACAATGACAGGTTTAGACACCCCAGTGCTGATGGTGATTAAAGACAGTGATGGGCAG GTTTTTGGTGCATTAGCATCTGAGCCATTTAAAGTGAGTGATGGTTTTTATGGTACTGGAGAGACCTTTGTCTTTACATTCTGTCCAGAGTTTGAG GTCTTTAAGTGGACAGGAGATAATATGTTTTTTATCAAAGGAGACATGGATTCACTAGCTTTTGGTGGTGGAGG AGGAGAATTTGCCCTTTGGCTTGATGGAGATCTCTACCATGGAAGAAGCCATTCTTGTAAAACATTTGGGAATCGTACACTTTCTAAGAAGGAAGACTTCTTTATCCAAGACATTGAAATCTGGGCTTTTGAATAA